One genomic window of Desulfatibacillum aliphaticivorans DSM 15576 includes the following:
- the ybaK gene encoding Cys-tRNA(Pro) deacylase: protein MAKHKAPMTQAIRELKSHKAEFELHPYKYEDKGGAAGAAHALGLDEYQVVKTLVMEDENKQALLVLMHGDKEVSTKALARAIGVKAVQPCDPKKANALTGYMVGGISPFGTKKRLPVYAEASIMDLKPIYINAGKRGLLASISPKALDEILKPALVNVAL from the coding sequence ATGGCAAAGCACAAAGCCCCAATGACACAGGCAATCAGAGAACTAAAAAGCCATAAGGCCGAATTTGAACTGCATCCCTATAAGTACGAGGATAAAGGGGGGGCAGCCGGCGCTGCTCACGCCCTTGGGCTGGATGAGTATCAGGTGGTGAAAACCCTGGTCATGGAGGATGAGAACAAGCAGGCTTTGTTGGTGCTCATGCACGGGGACAAGGAGGTTTCCACCAAAGCCCTCGCCCGCGCCATTGGCGTCAAGGCCGTTCAGCCCTGCGATCCTAAAAAGGCCAATGCCTTGACGGGCTACATGGTGGGGGGCATCTCGCCCTTTGGAACAAAAAAGAGGCTTCCGGTTTACGCGGAAGCCTCTATTATGGACTTGAAGCCGATTTACATCAATGCGGGAAAACGCGGCTTGCTGGCCTCCATTTCCCCCAAGGCTCTGGATGAAATCCTCAAGCCGGCCTTGGTCAATGTCGCTTTATAA
- a CDS encoding sensor domain-containing diguanylate cyclase: MMDIRLRDLFDEMQEGLYLTDNERRITHWNEAAERLTGYTAEQVIGSKCSDNVLMHVNEQGECLCMGECPLRDTIFDGTPREADVFMHHKNGHRVPVRVRVLPLRNSNGDIVGGAEFFSDVSSQMGVQARIKELEQLVLIDNLTMLSNRRHVEAELDRFLTEKQRYDLSFGVLFLDLDHFKNVNDTFGHNVGDLVLKTVGATLKSCARPYDTFGRWGGEEFIGLIRNIDAPNLRGLGERIRGLVAATMINTPCGKTLQVTASIGGTTARQEDDMESIIARADKNLYCSKNSGRNCLTLS; encoded by the coding sequence ATGATGGACATTCGGTTAAGAGATCTTTTTGACGAGATGCAGGAAGGTTTGTACCTGACGGATAACGAACGGCGCATCACCCACTGGAACGAGGCGGCGGAACGTTTAACAGGGTATACGGCGGAACAGGTTATCGGCTCCAAATGTTCTGACAATGTGTTGATGCATGTGAATGAACAGGGGGAATGCCTCTGCATGGGAGAGTGCCCTTTGCGTGACACCATCTTCGATGGAACGCCGAGGGAAGCCGATGTTTTTATGCATCATAAAAACGGACATCGGGTCCCGGTCAGAGTGCGCGTCCTGCCTCTGAGGAATTCAAACGGAGACATCGTGGGAGGGGCGGAGTTCTTCTCCGATGTTAGCAGTCAAATGGGCGTGCAAGCCCGAATCAAAGAGCTTGAGCAGCTTGTGCTGATTGACAATCTCACCATGCTTTCAAACAGAAGGCACGTGGAAGCGGAACTGGACCGCTTCCTCACCGAAAAGCAGCGATACGACCTCTCATTCGGCGTTTTGTTTCTGGACCTGGATCATTTCAAAAACGTTAATGACACCTTCGGACACAATGTAGGCGACCTGGTCTTGAAAACGGTGGGCGCCACGTTGAAATCGTGCGCCAGGCCCTATGACACCTTTGGGCGATGGGGAGGAGAGGAGTTCATTGGGCTCATCCGTAATATTGACGCCCCTAATTTAAGAGGGCTTGGAGAAAGAATCAGAGGGCTTGTAGCAGCTACCATGATCAACACGCCTTGCGGAAAAACCCTGCAGGTAACCGCGTCCATCGGAGGAACCACGGCCCGGCAGGAAGACGATATGGAATCCATCATTGCGCGAGCTGACAAAAATTTGTATTGTAGTAAGAATTCCGGAAGGAATTGCCTGACTCTGTCTTAG